A single window of Cryptococcus tetragattii IND107 chromosome 4 map unlocalized Ctg04, whole genome shotgun sequence DNA harbors:
- a CDS encoding methionine-tRNA ligase: MVLRHLTRLSPCLRVSKSFAPASIRYSSSISSNTPTTPSLFTPEGDPANAKPFYVTTPIFYVNASPHIGHLHSLLLTDVLARFSRLRYPQRKVVFATGTDEHGLKIQQAAKANGVGEQEFCDDVSQRFRNLAKLANVSNTDFIRTTEPRHVKAVEQFWNTLVESGDIYKGTHSGWYSISDESFYAASQITKRPEDGKMIAIETGNEVIWEEETNWKFRLGKHKEFLEKWLSQPESVHPNTVRLDLLRQTSSLEDLSVSRPSSRVKWAIPVPGDPEQSIYVWVDALINYITVLGYPDWQGKGERVGWPVDVHVVGKDIIKFHALHWPSLLHSASLAAPKRIIAHAHWTMSHAKMSKSRGNVVDPIGAMTQWGEDGVRWYLMRIGGGLVDDADYNPAEVEVQYRLLADQMGNLLSRISGAKLLKKAKREFEWRDEKTGEKGKDRDVELDRMMAGMREEFEGKMEMFGVSQACAGVMDVIMATNKLFTSLAPWSPSTPSSVPALTYAYHALRLSAILLQPIIPAKAEEALDRLGVPAEERSWVDAVWPPPEGKELRIEKMVESLKDASKRWKSKGHLFPLPEKDV, translated from the exons ATGGTTCTACGACACTTGACAAGGCTTTCGCCTTGCCTACGAGTGTCCAAGTCTTTCGCCCCTGCCTCAATACGGTATTCGTCTAGTATATCTTCAAATACTCCCACAACTCCTTCACTATTTACCCCTGAAGGTGATCCAGCAAACGCGAAGCCATTCTATGTTACCACACCGATCTTCTATGTTAATGCAT CTCCGCACATAGGTCACCTTCACTCTCTACTCCTCACAGATGTTCTTGCACGTTTTTCTCGCCTGAGATATCCGCAACGCAAGGTTGTATTTGCAACAGGAACAGACGAACATGGCTTGAAAATCCAGCAGGCCGCCAAGGCGAACGGCGTTGGTGAGCAAGAGTTCTGTGATGATGTTAGTCAGAGGTTCAGA AACCTTGCGAAATTGGCCAACGTTTCAAATACGGATTTCATAAGGACCACTGAACCGAGACATGTCAAAGCTGTTGAGCAATTTTGG AACACACTCGTTGAATCCGGAGATATATACAAAGGAACTCATTCTGGGTGGTACTCCATCTCCGATGAATCATTCTATGCCGCCTCCCAGATTACCAAACGTCCCGAAGACGGTAAGATGATTGCGATAGAAACAGGTAACGAAGTGatatgggaagaagagacaaatTGGAAGTTTAGATTGGGAAAACACAAAGAGTTTTTGGAAAAATGGCTCAGCCAACCAGAAT CTGTCCATCCCAACACTGTCCGTCTCGATCTTCTCCGCCAAACATCATCTCTCGAAGATCTCTCCGTCTCCCGCCCTTCGTCTCGCGTGAAATGGGCTATTCCAGTTCCAGGAGATCCCGAACAGTCAATCTATGTTTGGGTTGACGCGTTGATCAATTATATTACTGTGCTTGGCTATCCGGATTGGCAAGGTAAAGGAGAGAGGGTTGGGTGGCCGGTGGATGTCCATGTGGTTGGGAAGGATATTATCAA ATTTCATGCTTTGCACTGgccatcccttctccactccGCCTCCCTTGCTGCTCCCAAACGTATAATCGCCCATGCCCACTGGACTATGTCTCATGCCAAAATGTCCAAATCCCGAGGTAACGTCGTCGACCCAATCGGCGCCATGACACAGTGGGGTGAAGACGGAGTGAGGTGGTATCTGATGAGGATCGGAGGCGGGTTAGTTGATGATGCGGATTATAATCCTGCGGAAGTTGAGGTGCAGTACCGACTTCTAGCGGATCAAATGGGGAACTTGCTCTCCCGGATTTCGGGAGCCAAACTCCtcaagaaggcgaagagggAGTTTGAatggagagatgaaaagacTGGGGAAAAGGGTAAGGATAGGGATGTAGAGTTGGATAGGATGATGGCGGGAATGAGAGAGGAGTTtgaggggaagatggaaatgtTTGGAGTAAGTCAGGCTTGCGCGGGTGTCATGGATGTTATTATGGCT ACCAATAAACTGTTCACCTCTCTTGCTCCCTGGTCACCATCTACACCTTCTTCCGTCCCAGCCTTGACATACGCATATCATGCTCTGCGGCTTTCAGCCATTCTGTTACAACCGATCATACCCGCcaaagctgaagaagcgCTTGACAGACTGGGCGTGCCtgcagaagagaggagctgGGTAGATGCAGTGTGGCCACCGCcagaggggaaggagttgagaatagaaaagatggtggagagtTTGAAAGACGCCAgtaagagatggaagagcaagggaCACTTGTTCCCCCTTCCAGAAAAAGATGTATGA